In Salmo salar chromosome ssa03, Ssal_v3.1, whole genome shotgun sequence, a single genomic region encodes these proteins:
- the LOC106601202 gene encoding retinal cone rhodopsin-sensitive cGMP 3',5'-cyclic phosphodiesterase subunit gamma — translation MNTAPPAGSALATPAGTAGPTTPKKGPPKFKQRQTRTFKSKAPKPGQKGFGDDIPGMEGLGTDIAVVCPWEAYGDMELSDLAKYGII, via the exons ATGAACACAGCTCCCCCTGCAGGAAGCGCCCTGGCAACGCCCGCCGGAACAGCTGGCCCCACCACCCCCAAGAAGGGACCCCCCAAGTTCAAGCAGAGGCAAACCCGTACATTCAAGAGCAAGGCCCCCAAGCCTGGCCAGAAAGG ATTTGGTGATGACATCCCCGGCATGGAGGGTCTTGGCACAG aCATAGCAGTGGTCTGCCCATGGGAGGCCTACGGCGACATGGAGCTCAGTGATCTGGCCAAATATGGAATCATCTAA